TGTTCCTCTGGATGAGCACAGGTCTTCCGTTCAATGCCACCTTCGACTACATGTTGAGGCGACCTGGCAACAGACCCGCTGACGTTCCACCCGGCACCGAACCTCAACGAGTGGCACGCGAAAGGTAATCATCAACTTGCACGTCAAACTTCCACTAAAATCAATTCATAGATTACTTCGTAACGACCTTTGGAATTAAGAACCTTATCCCACCCTCTAACCTTTCGAGATAATAGTTTACCAGATTGGAACGAACCTTCCAATCCTTTTAACGATCCTTCGTTCAAAAATCTCATCGGAATCGGAAATCACATAGACGAGGGACACGCACACGTACAAAGTAGCAAGCGTGACTTTTCCATTATGAGCTTTATCTCGGCGTGTAACCTTGCGAAACAATGATTTATCGGATTGGAACAAACCTCGTAACGAtccttcgttaaaaaaaaaaaaaaaaaaaacctcgTCAGAACCGGAAATTACATAGACAAAAGACACGCATCCAGAAGGAAGCAATCGTCACGTTCTGTCTACAGAACCAGGCAAATAGAAACACAGCGAAGATTCTTTCGCGTCAAGGAAGAAGACAATAGGTCGAAGATCGATTCGTCGTCACGAACGATAATTATCGGCGTCCCTTCCGCGGCGCGCACGCGTCTCCACCCGGAAACGCGTGCATCGAATCGATAAACGGGTGCTGGGTGATTTAAATTCTAATCCGGAACTTGTTCGGTTCCAGCGGTGACAGCGGCAGCGCGGACGGATGCGTCGCGATGGCAGCGCCTACGTTAGCATGGGAAGCCCAGGATTGCACCTTGGTTAAGGACTTCATCTGCGAGCAAACAAGATGCTACTACTACAACTACGGCAGCATTCCAGTCTCTGCGACTCAGGGGTAAGAGGTGAGATAATACTTGTCACAAAAATACACAAAACCGCCGAGaataagagagagaaaatgagATAGGCAGATAGGCTATCAGAAGAGTTCAACCTGTACCAAGGTGAATCTCGATGGCGCACGGacaaaaaaatagaaaacggtGGGACAAACCGATAAGATATCAGCGAAAGAGACACGATAATTGGTCGGCCCATAGGCGTTTCTTGTAATCATGTATTTACGCCAAAGGGTTTTCAACGGTGATGATTTTTCAAGCGCGAACGATTTTATGGTACGACGAGGCTCCTTCGTATTTCGTATGCAAATTAATCGAGCGAACGCTTCGATACGAGCGCGTATTAATCGCGGACAAGATGTCTTTGTCTCATACGTTAATTAAATAGGCGGTCGTAGAGAGCCAGCGAGTCCACGGTGGCTAACGGTCTGGCAGGTTTTTTTCTCCGTGCGGTTATGAGTTATGAGAACTGATAAAAGGAGAACTGATAAATAACGCTTCACTGCGATAATGTAGTCTGAATGATTGTTAAGATAGATGGTACTTGGGAAACTGTGCGACATCCTTTGCTGTCGTTCGGACGTAAACTGCTTATCACTCGTGACGTTCCCGAACACGAGAACACAgcttataattaataacacaTTCTCTCGCTTCTCGCAAATGTCAGACACTCGACGCATAatacacacacgcacgcacataCAGACAGACACGCAGAAACACAAGTCAATTTGAAAAAGCATGGACACTACTgattataaattgatattatcaacatttttcaatttcaatattcGATCTTACTAATATTAGCCTAAGCAGTGGTGCCAGACTTTTTCTATGTACTTTTTATGCTTTTAACATCATAGACGATACTAATACGAATTATCGCTAATATACGAGATATCCTCTCTAAACCTATCGCTTTGCCCTCGTGAACGAGACGACAACGTTCTCCTGAAACTAGTGCGCGATTTCCAGAAATCGCAGACCCTACATAACAACCACCTCGGCGCCAGCCAGTGACGACCAGGTCGACGAGCATGAGGAAAGCAACGCCAGCAAGAACGACGAGCAGAATGAGAGCAGCATCGACGAGAAGTTAACACCGGAAGAAGAGAGCTCTGTCGACGAGAAATTACCTGAAGACCCGGTCGTTAGCAGGCTGATTACCACGGCCGTTCCCGCGTCTGACAAGCAACAGCAACCCGCCTTATCACCGTCCACGTCTTCGCCAGTAATCACCGAGGATCACGAACAACCTAGCAACGCTGAATTGGACAACACCAGACCAGATCATCTTCCTGACATCACGAGCCTCTTTACCGACACTCCAGGTCCACAGGCCAGAAAAGACAGCGTATTCGATGGTCTTAAGACTCGCGAAGTTCATCGTTCCTCCTTACGTTCGGCCTCCGACATGAAAGTCGAACATCGAGAGTCACCGGATTATTTCGAGATGCATGGCGAAACCGAGTCGCCGAATAACGGTTTAGAAGACGCACACACGGTCGGTCCATACGACAGCGTCCAAGATTACTACGTGAACGACCAACCAGAGGCGGCTGAATCGTCGATGATGAAGGATCAAGACGACGACAGCAGCACGATCCTGCCAGAGGCGGAACCGGCCTACAGGTACAACATCAAAGTGCGCACCAACGGCAAAGTATTAGACCCTCCGTCCAAGTAACGCTTTACAATTTAGGCATCGTCGCGTTGTTCGTTAATAAGTGAAGAGCATAGGAGATTCTCGAGGAACTAGATGTATTAATGTACgttattttaatgtttatacAACGGACATCAGGCACGCGTACACGCGTGCGATCGAGCGATCCCATCGCAATCACGATGGGGCCGGTCGTTGCCATTCATCGCTCATCCATTCGTTctgatttcaatgaaatttccgGTTAGCGCTCGTCGGATTCTTTCACGCCGTTCGCAATCGTCGGGGTCTTTAGATCGACAGAAGGAAAACTTTCGAGATCAGATCTCGTCTCAAACAGAGATGTCTTGATACCGAACGAGGTTTCAAGAATGTTCGATTTGCTTTGACACTTAAACTAAGTTAACAGTTAATTTGCTCGAATACATACGTAAATTTGGAAGCAAGTCTTTTCCTTCTGGCGTCGATCTCCGACGATAGCCGACATCGTTCTCGCAAGGGCATTCATTCCACCCATTTCAATTCGATCCTTAATCAGTGGCACCGGCGGACATATTGCGCATCCGCGTGACAGGATCGGTCGCGCTCGATTCTTCTCTATCTCTTCAgcagtctttttttttttttttttttatcggaGCACGTATCCATTTAGCGCTATTTGACTCGTAGACATGGTAGATGATAATAAACACGAACGTGAGGACTCATCTGCGTGGGATCTCAGGCATTAAGCTGGTACAGGAGGAAACGCACGGTGAACTACATTATCGTTGTTCTTAAGGCTAACCGAATCGTCATTGGTGTAGGGTTGGGAGTCCGCCCGTGCCACGAATCTTCATGCATATCGATGTGTAATCATCTTAGTTAACGTTATTCGTACGTCTGCAAGATGAAACGTTTCGTAGCCGATCGGTTTGACTCGGATTTTCTCCTTGATAACGGTTAGAACGTCGAtcttaaccgtaattttaacGTTTGAACTAAAATTAGAGTATTCAGAGTCTCGAAGGATGCTAAATGGAAAAAGGTTACTCGAGGAACACGTACGAATCGCAACGTTTCGGTCATCCAGACATATGACAATCGGCATACGCGTAGATCAACATTCACGAGATGATTTTTCTTACTGCTACGATAGGTCATCGACGCATGGATCTTGAATATCATTGCGTAAACACGGCGCGAATGTGCAACTTgtgtaattgaatattaataaaggTACGAAACACACTCTTGTTGGTATCGTGTCGATCTTTGTCAACCTTTAACATAATTACCTTCTTAGAAATCACTTACCAACCGTTTACCACACCCTCGATGTTCAGCATTGGCACTATTTTGAATACATAATCGTCTCGTAAACTCGCTACGTAAGGGTTGTTGCTCAACAGCGCCTCTAACGTACCATCCATCACCCATGAAGCATTGCTTTCACCCGGATGAACTCTCGACGTTAGAAATATCACTTTACGGTTCTGGAGAATAAAGAGGAAACATGTTCCAATATCATTCCATTGACCCTTTCGCAGTGTaacataacaaatataataccataaatttcatatattttagatGTTATTGTACGTAACGAAACTATTAAAATTGATTGTCCGTGAAAAGTTGaaaataggaatttttatcgaaagaaattttgacgataattatacgtcgaaataaatatttcctaaGTCGTTCGTTCTGAATTCATCTTCGTTGTATCAAACAGCCTGTCAAAGAGttaaaatttctatgtaaTAAAATCAACGCCATTCGTCATCCATCACctaacaaaatattcttttcgatTCTTAAATTGTATACATATTTCCTCTTCGAAACTCACCTGTATAGGATTGCTCTTAGAATCCAAAGACGTAATAGTCAACAGAGGATTGTTGTTTCCATTTAACGTTTCGCAAAGAGTCTCCGCTCTGAAATACGTATTCGAAGGAACCCTCCTGGTCCACTTCCAAATATTAGTCATTAACAAACTGTACGTATAAGGGAAATGGTACGCCAGATAACAAACATCGTACGCATGAGGAAAGGCGACAGTGAACGACGTagtcaaataatttttccctTTGGTTGGACGTTGGTAACAGTTCCGATAGTAGCAGATATCAGCGCCTGTTCTCACCCAACCTGGTCTGCCTAACTGAGCTTCCGTCACGCTGAAGAGAATCGGTTTCATACCGAAATTGAACTGCGAGTTCGCCTTCTCGCAGTTGATGATGTTAAACGTATACAGCAGGTTCGCCTCCATGTTTGACACCTCGAAATAGAACCACTGATGCCTGGAGCCGCTGTTCACATCCGGCGTCAAGATTAGATCGTACTCTCTCGGGCCTATCTGCAAGGAAGCGGATTGGAAAGAAATGATGCAGATTTACCGCGAAACGAGAACCAACGGAAGTAtcattttttggaaaattaaatacacattATCAGCCATGAGTACTATCGTATTTACACGTtacatttattggaaaattccagcgcgttttattttatttagtattataaCGTACTCACCACTCATAAATTTGGAGAATATTAAGATACTAAGGAATACTGACTTCCGTAcgtaaataaatgttttattcgtattttatattatcgaaacgttaattaatattactaatacccttatttcgaaaaaatatttagaaaaaaagattGTTCCGTGCAAAAAACGAGGCGTAGATGGCAATCGAAACttttgagaaaataaataaggTGTCCTAGTCGACCGATGTCCACAATAACGTCATGATACTTATGGCTGGCAGTGCAATTAAGAttgaataatatgaaatattcatagaGTTGTACCTGAATAACTTTTCTCAGATTCCCGCTCTCGAATCTGGACTCGAAGTGCAACTGTTTGGTGTCGGAGCAACGTTTCCCTATCCTGTTCTCATCCCAGTTGCACAAATGATTATCAGCCGGTGTTTGCTCGTCGCTATTATTAGAAGCTAAAGCGTCAAGATCATAGACTACTTCTTGAACCAAGGTGCCACCGTGAAGACCTCGTTCCACGCACGTAAGAAGTTTCGATCGACAGACCTTCCTGTCTTTGTTGTTCAAAGGCTCGTCCTTCCCAAGACCATCGCCACCGATTAGATCCGGGTAAGCCACCTTCACGAAACCTATCACGCTCTTCACTCTGCTTGCTATCACGCAATAGGCCTGTTGATCCGACAAATTCGAAGACATGTCGCTAAAGATTTTGATCGCCGTGTCATTATTTGACGTTTGATTCTTTGTTATCCCTTCTTTCGTCGGATCCTTCGTGAACGTTTTTGTTTTGCTATTACATATTCTCGTGTCTGTTGCATCGATCAATTTCTCGGTTGAAGACTTTGCTACGCAAACTTGGTTCTGTAGGTTGCCTAATTCTTTGAAGAAAACGCCGTATCTAAACAATCAAGAGACATACAGGTTAATTAAACTTTCTCTCGATGAAAGCTTATCCCGAAAAACTGactgttaaaaatattgtcgACGTACTCAGCCAGATCCTCCTCTGATCTTTGAGAAGTGAACACACCAGCGAAGAATTTGCTCTCGTCCACTTCGTCGGCTGCATTCatatttttcgcgttcgtCCTTGAATTCTgactttcttcttcgtctccGGAATCAAGGTCACTGTACAGTCTTCCAAGAGACGCCACGCTACATGCCTGCGTAGAGACATTTTGCTCGTTGTAGATTACAGATGCTCGCTAAGGTTCGGTACTTAACATTTGACCTAAGACAGTTTCTTAGAAACCATTCCCGCGTCAAAAGGCAATTATACGATGTTTTATGATCCCGTGTGGCGCCTCGCAACCTTACGTTTCACTCGTTGCATCATTGTGACCGACAAAAATACGCACCTGGCTGTCGATGTCGCTGCCACTCTCGGCGCTATTCGGTCTAACGTTTGCTTCAGGTAGCACAAATCTGCAAAAGAGTTCGACATAGATTTACAAGGTTATTTAGAATCATGCTGCCTGTTGCCGGAGGATATCTGCGCAGAAATGTACACAATGCACATGACACACTGGATATTCAAGATATCCAAAGTAAAATTCTCGtcttaatatttagtaaatcGATACACGAATCTCTACTTCTCTTCCAATCGCTTATCTTCCAGCTATTATCGTAACAAATAACATGCTTCTTCTACTATtaataatggataacgtcagatagttgAACCGTTAGCCCAGATCGACAATAAGCTACCGTCGTGAAAAAACCATTCGAGCTACGATCGAGCGTTGATCGATTTCGTGCGTCCTTGAATGTTTCGTTCACCTTGCCGGAGACATTTCGGGCACCGGCAACTCCTTCTTCTCCAGACATTGATTGATTATTCCGCATATACGTGACAGCAACGAATCGTATGCCTTATCCTCCGGACAGTTGCTGCAAAACCGGTACAGTAGTTGCAGACCATTGTTCGTCTTGATAGCTTTTCTGCCGGCTTCTGAAACGGGCAAAAAGAAGTCCCAACGTGTAATGGCGACGTAAAACCACCGCTTGTGGATATAACGTGAACATAAATTTACATGCGATATGTTTGTACTACAAGAAATGGCAAATAAGTCGTAAGAAAAGATAACTAGAGCCATTCGATGTCCTAACTAAGCTATAACTAACCGgttcaaaaataattacacaAGAAGAAACGACTCCATTTAACGAGCTTTTGGTTATTCGAACAATCTTTCAGTTAATACTCGATTAAGTTGTTAATTAAGGCTGACATAACTCTaggatataattttaattctttgctTGTAAATCTTCTATCTTCTAACGCATAGTAGCATTTCTCTCGAAaacgaattatatatttatgcttGTAAAGAATATAACTGACTTATCTGGAAgtcatttgtttttattaattcttaattcAATAATTGTAAAAGGTTTTGGTTAACAGATTAAACGAATGCCTGACGATCGAACCTATGTGTCGTGAACGTAAAATGCTTATATGCACGAGAAAGCATAGATAGTGGAAGATAATCAGCGAGGTcctgttatttaaattt
The nucleotide sequence above comes from Bombus fervidus isolate BK054 chromosome 6, iyBomFerv1, whole genome shotgun sequence. Encoded proteins:
- the Nw gene encoding narrow isoform X2, with protein sequence MKIALLLLLVAAFASAQRITTIQLDGVQYFVSRMNPYSPELNYFLAYQYCRSLGLQLASFETKEKADTMTQYLKNAGYVKYDFWTSGNKLGTDMFLWMSTGLPFNATFDYMLRRPGNRPADVPPGTEPQRVARESGDSGSADGCVAMAAPTLAWEAQDCTLVKDFICEQTRCYYYNYGSIPVSATQG
- the Nw gene encoding narrow isoform X1 gives rise to the protein MKIALLLLLVAAFASAQRITTIQLDGVQYFVSRMNPYSPELNYFLAYQYCRSLGLQLASFETKEKADTMTQYLKNAGYVKYDFWTSGNKLGTDMFLWMSTGLPFNATFDYMLRRPGNRPADVPPGTEPQRVARESGDSGSADGCVAMAAPTLAWEAQDCTLVKDFICEQTRCYYYNYGSIPVSATQGNRRPYITTTSAPASDDQVDEHEESNASKNDEQNESSIDEKLTPEEESSVDEKLPEDPVVSRLITTAVPASDKQQQPALSPSTSSPVITEDHEQPSNAELDNTRPDHLPDITSLFTDTPGPQARKDSVFDGLKTREVHRSSLRSASDMKVEHRESPDYFEMHGETESPNNGLEDAHTVGPYDSVQDYYVNDQPEAAESSMMKDQDDDSSTILPEAEPAYRYNIKVRTNGKVLDPPSK
- the LOC139988483 gene encoding cytosolic carboxypeptidase 1 isoform X3, with the translated sequence MAPEGWLSRVVSRKCKRQLPMVRLRSEKCSIDNQGSKHDEDKCYADVSSVMSPSNKSADEAINEALLEKLRNCVSKPQEADTFRHIAAKIHARVTSSDRRVRERTLEKLWRKNSGAMEIFITTLENCKDHVINCSIASILHECISPRVAKGKTKGNKNKSATRSSSRMAVMQLINLGITQVLIKLLVNLQHADTISSEVLTQEVLWLLGQIAQRDQKFVSKIKMLNTIKLFHTLLKQHYNNSKTLLPLLLTVKCLARNSISLQVLVKDGISSTLEKTFVCVGYMPHLKLRLLLECFKYFTTSKLCCTKFVKVGLVHLLMRIFERWERFDGPMRLKICNCALITLQHLCVIKAGRKAIKTNNGLQLLYRFCSNCPEDKAYDSLLSRICGIINQCLEKKELPVPEMSPARFVLPEANVRPNSAESGSDIDSQACSVASLGRLYSDLDSGDEEESQNSRTNAKNMNAADEVDESKFFAGVFTSQRSEEDLAEYGVFFKELGNLQNQVCVAKSSTEKLIDATDTRICNSKTKTFTKDPTKEGITKNQTSNNDTAIKIFSDMSSNLSDQQAYCVIASRVKSVIGFVKVAYPDLIGGDGLGKDEPLNNKDRKVCRSKLLTCVERGLHGGTLVQEVVYDLDALASNNSDEQTPADNHLCNWDENRIGKRCSDTKQLHFESRFESGNLRKVIQIGPREYDLILTPDVNSGSRHQWFYFEVSNMEANLLYTFNIINCEKANSQFNFGMKPILFSVTEAQLGRPGWVRTGADICYYRNCYQRPTKGKNYLTTSFTVAFPHAYDVCYLAYHFPYTYSLLMTNIWKWTRRVPSNTYFRAETLCETLNGNNNPLLTITSLDSKSNPIQNRKVIFLTSRVHPGESNASWVMDGTLEALLSNNPYVASLRDDYVFKIVPMLNIEGVVNGCNRYGLTNEDLNRRWSNPNRVLHPVIYHTKGLMEYCTRVLQRPPYVFVDYHGHSRRKNVFLFGCSRSGSWSAADRAKPDQPAQYLMLPHLMQRISPAFALPLCSFKVERNKESTARVAIWRQLGVSRSYTMESSFCGCDQGTLAGLHLDTKHLKAIGQDFCQALSMMKDCAEDWSVEKIPMGEGIPEESGCMEDEISSSCESDESDFET
- the LOC139988483 gene encoding cytosolic carboxypeptidase 1 isoform X5; this encodes MKSASEKCDKENQRPMERSHEADGDAQDAQDEDVMSPSNKSADEAINEALLEKLRNCVSKPQEADTFRHIAAKIHARVTSSDRRVRERTLEKLWRKNSGAMEIFITTLENCKDHVINCSIASILHECISPRVAKGKTKGNKNKSATRSSSRMAVMQLINLGITQVLIKLLVNLQHADTISSEVLTQEVLWLLGQIAQRDQKFVSKIKMLNTIKLFHTLLKQHYNNSKTLLPLLLTVKCLARNSISLQVLVKDGISSTLEKTFVCVGYMPHLKLRLLLECFKYFTTSKLCCTKFVKVGLVHLLMRIFERWERFDGPMRLKICNCALITLQHLCVIKAGRKAIKTNNGLQLLYRFCSNCPEDKAYDSLLSRICGIINQCLEKKELPVPEMSPARFVLPEANVRPNSAESGSDIDSQACSVASLGRLYSDLDSGDEEESQNSRTNAKNMNAADEVDESKFFAGVFTSQRSEEDLAEYGVFFKELGNLQNQVCVAKSSTEKLIDATDTRICNSKTKTFTKDPTKEGITKNQTSNNDTAIKIFSDMSSNLSDQQAYCVIASRVKSVIGFVKVAYPDLIGGDGLGKDEPLNNKDRKVCRSKLLTCVERGLHGGTLVQEVVYDLDALASNNSDEQTPADNHLCNWDENRIGKRCSDTKQLHFESRFESGNLRKVIQIGPREYDLILTPDVNSGSRHQWFYFEVSNMEANLLYTFNIINCEKANSQFNFGMKPILFSVTEAQLGRPGWVRTGADICYYRNCYQRPTKGKNYLTTSFTVAFPHAYDVCYLAYHFPYTYSLLMTNIWKWTRRVPSNTYFRAETLCETLNGNNNPLLTITSLDSKSNPIQNRKVIFLTSRVHPGESNASWVMDGTLEALLSNNPYVASLRDDYVFKIVPMLNIEGVVNGCNRYGLTNEDLNRRWSNPNRVLHPVIYHTKGLMEYCTRVLQRPPYVFVDYHGHSRRKNVFLFGCSRSGSWSAADRAKPDQPAQYLMLPHLMQRISPAFALPLCSFKVERNKESTARVAIWRQLGVSRSYTMESSFCGCDQGTLAGLHLDTKHLKAIGQDFCQALSMMKDCAEDWSVEKISERRSLVEDCCPRKCILRKSRKVLPKCIQDKTAVHHIAAIA
- the LOC139988483 gene encoding cytosolic carboxypeptidase 1 isoform X7 → MSPSNKSADEAINEALLEKLRNCVSKPQEADTFRHIAAKIHARVTSSDRRVRERTLEKLWRKNSGAMEIFITTLENCKDHVINCSIASILHECISPRVAKGKTKGNKNKSATRSSSRMAVMQLINLGITQVLIKLLVNLQHADTISSEVLTQEVLWLLGQIAQRDQKFVSKIKMLNTIKLFHTLLKQHYNNSKTLLPLLLTVKCLARNSISLQVLVKDGISSTLEKTFVCVGYMPHLKLRLLLECFKYFTTSKLCCTKFVKVGLVHLLMRIFERWERFDGPMRLKICNCALITLQHLCVIKAGRKAIKTNNGLQLLYRFCSNCPEDKAYDSLLSRICGIINQCLEKKELPVPEMSPARFVLPEANVRPNSAESGSDIDSQACSVASLGRLYSDLDSGDEEESQNSRTNAKNMNAADEVDESKFFAGVFTSQRSEEDLAEYGVFFKELGNLQNQVCVAKSSTEKLIDATDTRICNSKTKTFTKDPTKEGITKNQTSNNDTAIKIFSDMSSNLSDQQAYCVIASRVKSVIGFVKVAYPDLIGGDGLGKDEPLNNKDRKVCRSKLLTCVERGLHGGTLVQEVVYDLDALASNNSDEQTPADNHLCNWDENRIGKRCSDTKQLHFESRFESGNLRKVIQIGPREYDLILTPDVNSGSRHQWFYFEVSNMEANLLYTFNIINCEKANSQFNFGMKPILFSVTEAQLGRPGWVRTGADICYYRNCYQRPTKGKNYLTTSFTVAFPHAYDVCYLAYHFPYTYSLLMTNIWKWTRRVPSNTYFRAETLCETLNGNNNPLLTITSLDSKSNPIQNRKVIFLTSRVHPGESNASWVMDGTLEALLSNNPYVASLRDDYVFKIVPMLNIEGVVNGCNRYGLTNEDLNRRWSNPNRVLHPVIYHTKGLMEYCTRVLQRPPYVFVDYHGHSRRKNVFLFGCSRSGSWSAADRAKPDQPAQYLMLPHLMQRISPAFALPLCSFKVERNKESTARVAIWRQLGVSRSYTMESSFCGCDQGTLAGLHLDTKHLKAIGQDFCQALSMMKDCAEDWSVEKISERRSLVEDCCPRKCILRKSRKVLPKCIQDKTAVHHIAAIA
- the LOC139988483 gene encoding cytosolic carboxypeptidase 1 isoform X6 — its product is MKSASEKCDKENQRPMERSHEADGDAQDAQDEDVMSPSNKSADEAINEALLEKLRNCVSKPQEADTFRHIAAKIHARVTSSDRRVRERTLEKLWRKNSGAMEIFITTLENCKDHVINCSIASILHECISPRVAKGKTKGNKNKSATRSSSRMAVMQLINLGITQVLIKLLVNLQHADTISSEVLTQEVLWLLGQIAQRDQKFVSKIKMLNTIKLFHTLLKQHYNNSKTLLPLLLTVKCLARNSISLQVLVKDGISSTLEKTFVCVGYMPHLKLRLLLECFKYFTTSKLCCTKFVKVGLVHLLMRIFERWERFDGPMRLKICNCALITLQHLCVIKAGRKAIKTNNGLQLLYRFCSNCPEDKAYDSLLSRICGIINQCLEKKELPVPEMSPARFVLPEANVRPNSAESGSDIDSQACSVASLGRLYSDLDSGDEEESQNSRTNAKNMNAADEVDESKFFAGVFTSQRSEEDLAEYGVFFKELGNLQNQVCVAKSSTEKLIDATDTRICNSKTKTFTKDPTKEGITKNQTSNNDTAIKIFSDMSSNLSDQQAYCVIASRVKSVIGFVKVAYPDLIGGDGLGKDEPLNNKDRKVCRSKLLTCVERGLHGGTLVQEVVYDLDALASNNSDEQTPADNHLCNWDENRIGKRCSDTKQLHFESRFESGNLRKVIQIGPREYDLILTPDVNSGSRHQWFYFEVSNMEANLLYTFNIINCEKANSQFNFGMKPILFSVTEAQLGRPGWVRTGADICYYRNCYQRPTKGKNYLTTSFTVAFPHAYDVCYLAYHFPYTYSLLMTNIWKWTRRVPSNTYFRAETLCETLNGNNNPLLTITSLDSKSNPIQNRKVIFLTSRVHPGESNASWVMDGTLEALLSNNPYVASLRDDYVFKIVPMLNIEGVVNGCNRYGLTNEDLNRRWSNPNRVLHPVIYHTKGLMEYCTRVLQRPPYVFVDYHGHSRRKNVFLFGCSRSGSWSAADRAKPDQPAQYLMLPHLMQRISPAFALPLCSFKVERNKESTARVAIWRQLGVSRSYTMESSFCGCDQGTLAGLHLDTKHLKAIGQDFCQALSMMKDCAEDWSVEKSLVEDCCPRKCILRKSRKVLPKCIQDKTAVHHIAAIA
- the LOC139988483 gene encoding cytosolic carboxypeptidase 1 isoform X4 yields the protein METRRMPRTKSKNRHHTNKNACPRVSCVCSSLCVSVMSPSNKSADEAINEALLEKLRNCVSKPQEADTFRHIAAKIHARVTSSDRRVRERTLEKLWRKNSGAMEIFITTLENCKDHVINCSIASILHECISPRVAKGKTKGNKNKSATRSSSRMAVMQLINLGITQVLIKLLVNLQHADTISSEVLTQEVLWLLGQIAQRDQKFVSKIKMLNTIKLFHTLLKQHYNNSKTLLPLLLTVKCLARNSISLQVLVKDGISSTLEKTFVCVGYMPHLKLRLLLECFKYFTTSKLCCTKFVKVGLVHLLMRIFERWERFDGPMRLKICNCALITLQHLCVIKAGRKAIKTNNGLQLLYRFCSNCPEDKAYDSLLSRICGIINQCLEKKELPVPEMSPARFVLPEANVRPNSAESGSDIDSQACSVASLGRLYSDLDSGDEEESQNSRTNAKNMNAADEVDESKFFAGVFTSQRSEEDLAEYGVFFKELGNLQNQVCVAKSSTEKLIDATDTRICNSKTKTFTKDPTKEGITKNQTSNNDTAIKIFSDMSSNLSDQQAYCVIASRVKSVIGFVKVAYPDLIGGDGLGKDEPLNNKDRKVCRSKLLTCVERGLHGGTLVQEVVYDLDALASNNSDEQTPADNHLCNWDENRIGKRCSDTKQLHFESRFESGNLRKVIQIGPREYDLILTPDVNSGSRHQWFYFEVSNMEANLLYTFNIINCEKANSQFNFGMKPILFSVTEAQLGRPGWVRTGADICYYRNCYQRPTKGKNYLTTSFTVAFPHAYDVCYLAYHFPYTYSLLMTNIWKWTRRVPSNTYFRAETLCETLNGNNNPLLTITSLDSKSNPIQNRKVIFLTSRVHPGESNASWVMDGTLEALLSNNPYVASLRDDYVFKIVPMLNIEGVVNGCNRYGLTNEDLNRRWSNPNRVLHPVIYHTKGLMEYCTRVLQRPPYVFVDYHGHSRRKNVFLFGCSRSGSWSAADRAKPDQPAQYLMLPHLMQRISPAFALPLCSFKVERNKESTARVAIWRQLGVSRSYTMESSFCGCDQGTLAGLHLDTKHLKAIGQDFCQALSMMKDCAEDWSVEKISERRSLVEDCCPRKCILRKSRKVLPKCIQDKTAVHHIAAIA